The proteins below are encoded in one region of Corynebacterium felinum:
- a CDS encoding SURF1 family cytochrome oxidase biogenesis protein: MRSKKTTTGVKAFVRPGWIITILLVVAFSYSAFMILSPWQLNKDAQIVERNEHIENAFKDNPKSYSEVFDAQGKIRGNQEWMRIQLTGHYLADQEVILRLRPVESTPAYHALTPFKLSSGEIIVINRGFEPSVAGQELHMPAAPQEEVTLIAHARVNEPTPQTAPMTTTQPVQVYGINTEQIASLTQLDLSTDYAQLAQDQPGQVNYIPIPKLDRGNHLSYGFQWIAFGIMAPLGLGYMIYSESKERRRAREEEEQMAAHVESGAGPDPEPELKMRSRYGNQHKNYFTKGS; this comes from the coding sequence ATGCGTTCGAAGAAAACCACCACCGGTGTCAAAGCTTTTGTGCGCCCTGGTTGGATAATCACCATCCTGCTCGTTGTCGCATTTTCTTATTCAGCGTTTATGATTTTGTCACCGTGGCAGTTGAATAAAGACGCACAGATTGTTGAGCGCAACGAGCATATCGAAAACGCATTCAAAGACAACCCCAAGTCATACAGTGAAGTTTTTGATGCCCAGGGGAAAATTCGTGGCAATCAAGAATGGATGCGCATCCAACTCACCGGCCACTATCTGGCCGATCAGGAAGTGATTTTGCGCCTGCGCCCCGTGGAATCGACGCCCGCGTACCATGCACTGACCCCTTTTAAGCTCAGCAGCGGGGAAATCATTGTGATTAACCGTGGTTTTGAACCCAGTGTTGCCGGTCAAGAACTGCACATGCCTGCCGCACCGCAGGAGGAAGTCACCCTGATTGCGCATGCCCGGGTAAACGAGCCCACCCCTCAAACCGCACCCATGACCACCACCCAACCGGTGCAGGTGTACGGGATCAATACCGAGCAGATTGCCTCACTCACCCAGCTTGATCTTTCCACCGACTACGCTCAACTAGCCCAGGACCAGCCGGGCCAGGTCAACTACATCCCTATTCCGAAACTCGATCGCGGCAACCACCTCTCCTACGGTTTCCAATGGATTGCTTTCGGCATCATGGCTCCACTGGGGTTGGGCTACATGATTTATTCCGAGTCGAAGGAACGCCGCCGGGCAAGGGAAGAAGAAGAGCAAATGGCTGCCCATGTTGAATCTGGCGCAGGACCAGACCCAGAACCAGAGCTGAAAATGCGTTCGCGCTACGGCAACCAGCACAAAAACTATTTCACCAAAGGCTCTTAA
- the cbiB gene encoding adenosylcobinamide-phosphate synthase CbiB translates to MSLAIIAGMAADRVLGDPGGSCHPVALFGRYAAWLEKHMYSASKSAGVIYVAACVLPPVAASVLCARRYPKASLGVSLCVALGGSTLETIGERMATRLERGDVEAARELVPWLCSRDPKLLDADGIARATVESLAENTSDAAIAPIVWALGGAPGVVLHRTVNTLDAMVGYRNERYEQFGWAAAKFDDVLAYIPARVTAVAHVVLARGRWREAVRAWREDACAHPSPNAGPVEATAAAALGVQLGGKTQYAHGVEMRPVLGIGATPTVADVRKAVRLSRNTQFLVATAVSTVRWVVVTSLRRTTRSSAG, encoded by the coding sequence ATGTCTTTAGCAATTATTGCGGGCATGGCCGCTGATCGCGTTCTGGGGGATCCGGGGGGATCATGTCATCCTGTTGCCCTGTTTGGGCGCTATGCCGCATGGCTGGAAAAGCACATGTATTCGGCGTCGAAAAGCGCGGGCGTAATCTATGTTGCTGCGTGTGTGCTCCCGCCTGTTGCCGCCAGTGTGCTGTGTGCACGCAGGTATCCGAAGGCATCGTTGGGAGTGTCGCTGTGTGTGGCGTTGGGGGGATCCACGCTGGAGACAATCGGTGAGCGCATGGCAACGCGCCTTGAACGCGGCGATGTTGAGGCAGCACGGGAATTGGTGCCGTGGTTGTGTTCGCGCGACCCGAAGCTGCTCGATGCCGATGGTATTGCGCGCGCTACGGTGGAATCATTGGCGGAAAACACCTCTGATGCGGCGATCGCGCCGATCGTCTGGGCGCTTGGTGGTGCGCCAGGGGTGGTGCTGCATCGCACGGTGAATACTTTGGATGCCATGGTGGGTTACCGCAACGAACGCTATGAGCAATTCGGGTGGGCGGCAGCGAAATTCGACGATGTTCTCGCCTATATTCCTGCGCGAGTCACTGCTGTAGCTCATGTAGTGCTGGCGCGTGGCCGATGGCGGGAAGCAGTGCGTGCGTGGCGTGAGGATGCGTGCGCACACCCTTCTCCTAACGCAGGCCCGGTGGAAGCAACCGCAGCGGCCGCATTGGGGGTGCAGCTGGGTGGGAAAACGCAGTACGCGCACGGGGTGGAGATGCGCCCAGTGTTAGGCATTGGTGCGACGCCAACGGTTGCCGATGTGCGTAAGGCAGTGCGGCTTTCGCGCAATACTCAATTTTTGGTTGCCACAGCGGTCAGTACCGTGCGCTGGGTTGTTGTAACCAGCCTGCGTCGTACCACACGTTCAAGCGCAGGCTGA